A genomic stretch from Corynebacterium terpenotabidum Y-11 includes:
- a CDS encoding FecCD family ABC transporter permease, with protein sequence MRWTTLGVLVVLLVIAILVNLVLGQYSLAPGEVVRALSVGPDDRTVAGANVLWHIRLPRIVLCLLVGAALAVAGTLLQGLFGNPLTEPSVIGVTSGAGVGAAVGIVFNLSFLGTATTPLLAFAAGVLATVAIYRLSAINGEVKVLTLILTGIAVNAVAGAVISFMVFLAPTSSREQIIFWQMGSLNGAMWNQVAVVIVPVVACIIAACLIAGRMDLLSLGERAAGHAGVNVPAMRMWIIGLSTALAALAVSYAGIIGFVGLIVPHILRQIIGASNRWLVPLSAVGGAVLLLTADLVARTLIPFADLPIGIFTALVGGPTFFILLRRMLKKGGVA encoded by the coding sequence GTGCGGTGGACCACCCTCGGTGTCCTTGTCGTCCTCCTCGTCATCGCCATCCTGGTCAATCTCGTTCTCGGTCAGTATTCGCTGGCCCCGGGCGAGGTCGTCCGGGCGCTGTCCGTCGGCCCGGATGACCGGACCGTGGCGGGGGCGAACGTTCTGTGGCATATCCGACTTCCCCGCATCGTCCTGTGTCTCCTGGTCGGCGCGGCACTCGCCGTGGCCGGCACGCTGCTGCAGGGCCTGTTCGGCAACCCGCTCACCGAACCCAGCGTCATCGGTGTCACCTCCGGAGCCGGCGTCGGTGCGGCGGTGGGCATCGTGTTCAACCTGAGCTTCCTGGGCACCGCGACCACCCCGTTGCTCGCCTTCGCCGCCGGTGTCCTGGCCACCGTGGCGATCTACCGGCTGTCCGCGATCAACGGTGAGGTGAAGGTGCTCACCCTCATCCTCACCGGAATTGCAGTGAATGCGGTCGCTGGTGCGGTGATCTCCTTCATGGTCTTCCTGGCGCCGACCTCGTCCCGCGAGCAGATCATCTTCTGGCAGATGGGGTCGCTCAACGGGGCGATGTGGAACCAGGTGGCCGTTGTCATCGTCCCGGTAGTGGCGTGCATCATCGCGGCGTGCCTCATCGCCGGCCGGATGGATCTGCTGAGCCTGGGGGAGCGGGCGGCCGGGCACGCCGGGGTAAACGTGCCGGCGATGCGGATGTGGATCATCGGACTGTCGACCGCCCTGGCGGCCCTGGCCGTCAGCTACGCCGGCATCATCGGCTTCGTCGGCCTCATCGTCCCGCACATCCTGCGGCAGATCATCGGGGCGTCGAACCGGTGGCTGGTGCCGTTGAGCGCGGTCGGCGGGGCGGTCCTGCTGCTCACCGCCGATCTCGTGGCGCGCACACTCATCCCGTTCGCCGATCTACCGATCGGCATCTTCACCGCACTGGTCGGTGGACCGACGTTCTTCATCCTGTTGCGACGCATGCTGAAGAAGGGAGGCGTGGCATGA
- a CDS encoding heme ABC transporter ATP-binding protein gives MTTAEKLLVAEGLSVSLGGREILHGLDLTLHAGEVVGLIGPNGAGKSTLLAVLAGDTHPSAGRVQLLGRGYRDYSAREAARARAVMLQDPTVSFAHLVRDVVEMGRAAWSSDQEISRDIVDTCLAEVGMDHMQHREITTLSGGERARVALARVMAQRARCVMLDEPTAAMDIGHQERTMHSARRIAAGGDGVIVVLHDLNLAARYCDRLALLDGGHLAAVGTPAEVCTTERLSEVYRWPVSVSRAQGELWIRPTPGAAQPDNQPFG, from the coding sequence ATGACCACCGCCGAAAAACTGCTCGTCGCCGAGGGCCTGAGCGTGTCCCTCGGCGGTCGCGAGATCCTCCACGGACTCGACCTGACCCTGCACGCCGGTGAGGTCGTGGGCCTCATCGGTCCGAACGGTGCGGGCAAGTCCACACTGCTGGCCGTCCTTGCCGGGGACACCCACCCGAGTGCCGGGAGGGTGCAGCTGCTCGGTCGCGGCTACCGCGACTATTCCGCCCGTGAGGCGGCCCGGGCACGGGCGGTGATGCTGCAGGACCCGACAGTCTCCTTCGCTCATCTGGTGCGCGACGTCGTCGAGATGGGTCGGGCCGCCTGGTCCTCGGACCAGGAGATCAGCCGTGACATCGTCGACACCTGTCTGGCGGAGGTCGGCATGGACCACATGCAGCACCGGGAGATCACCACACTCTCCGGCGGCGAACGGGCCCGTGTGGCCCTGGCCCGGGTCATGGCCCAGCGCGCCCGGTGCGTGATGCTCGACGAACCGACCGCGGCGATGGACATCGGCCACCAGGAACGGACGATGCACAGTGCCCGACGGATCGCCGCCGGCGGGGACGGCGTCATCGTGGTGCTTCACGATCTCAATCTCGCTGCCCGATACTGTGACCGCCTCGCCCTGCTCGACGGGGGACACCTCGCAGCGGTCGGGACACCGGCCGAGGTGTGCACCACCGAACGTCTGTCGGAGGTGTACCGCTGGCCGGTGAGCGTGTCCCGTGCGCAGGGGGAACTGTGGATCCGACCGACACCGGGGGCGGCTCAACCGGACAATCAACCTTTCGGTTGA
- a CDS encoding biliverdin-producing heme oxygenase, with translation MTAASATLPTGNLSELIREETRQAHDRAEHSSFMEKLLGGELDAAAFISLQEQAYLFYSALEDAVDACAGDSRLDSVADRKLDRRSALVHDLTVLGGTVDAEPLPETAAYVAELQRIGRDRDVPALIAHHYTRYLGDLAGGQVIGRLMGRLYGVDSDGLTFYDFPHIPKVKVYRDGYRNALDALELSAEEQRHLLDASSAAFAFNSGVFEALGRAQG, from the coding sequence ATGACCGCTGCGTCCGCCACCCTTCCCACCGGGAACCTGTCTGAGCTCATCCGGGAGGAGACCCGTCAGGCTCATGACCGGGCGGAGCACTCGTCCTTCATGGAGAAGCTGCTCGGCGGGGAGCTGGACGCTGCAGCCTTCATCTCCCTGCAGGAACAGGCCTACCTGTTCTACAGCGCGCTGGAGGATGCCGTGGATGCCTGCGCGGGTGACTCCCGCCTCGACTCCGTCGCCGACCGGAAGCTCGACCGCCGGTCCGCGCTGGTCCATGATCTCACTGTCCTCGGTGGCACCGTGGATGCGGAACCGCTCCCTGAGACGGCCGCATATGTCGCCGAACTGCAGCGCATCGGCCGGGACCGTGACGTCCCGGCGCTGATCGCCCACCATTACACCCGTTACCTGGGTGATCTGGCGGGTGGCCAGGTGATCGGCCGTCTCATGGGGCGCCTCTACGGCGTCGACTCCGACGGTCTCACCTTCTACGATTTCCCGCACATCCCGAAGGTCAAGGTCTACCGCGACGGGTACCGGAATGCGCTTGACGCGCTGGAGCTGTCGGCGGAGGAGCAGCGGCACCTGCTGGACGCCTCGTCGGCGGCCTTCGCCTTCAACTCCGGCGTCTTCGAGGCGCTGGGGCGGGCACAGGGGTGA
- a CDS encoding glycosyltransferase 87 family protein, producing the protein MTSPSPAAPSGTDTPPSGLRTTPPQSTVLHNHWVLALGWVLAHLIPVVWINRYGTSTGDVHYYFVGVNHFFPDTMTEYPVIGALPAHLVNLLPGGEDAYINWFIALCVATSAVFTAWLVYMDSSPSHRAAWFWIMFIGLSGPIVLTRLDLFPSLTVAAFAALLFARTRAARRAAAIVLAVATMMKLWPGVLGAALVGGFRRRSTWARIGWFFGSLVVICLLIAAVSGVDALTTPLNYQSDRGLQIESLAATPVMLAASFAAVGDTRWSISYAASKSFEIIGPGAGIMTTVATVATAAMVLFALGWAVTRLIRDDWSPMQALSFSLTMVALIIATNKVFSPQYITWLAPSVAVALLVSRRRIVAVLAVEVLVTALLTTFVYPVYYDWLMVVPTATQAVVILALRNVGILVIAGTALWWAVTAAREDVTAFPVTSGRRGSSRR; encoded by the coding sequence GTGACCTCACCATCTCCCGCTGCGCCGTCCGGGACCGACACGCCACCGTCGGGTCTCCGGACCACACCACCGCAGAGCACCGTCCTCCACAACCACTGGGTTCTCGCACTCGGCTGGGTATTGGCCCACCTCATCCCGGTGGTGTGGATCAACCGGTACGGCACCTCCACCGGGGACGTCCACTACTACTTCGTCGGCGTCAACCACTTCTTTCCCGACACCATGACGGAGTACCCGGTGATCGGCGCGTTGCCGGCCCACCTGGTGAACCTGCTCCCCGGCGGGGAGGACGCCTACATCAACTGGTTCATTGCCCTGTGTGTCGCCACCTCGGCGGTGTTCACCGCCTGGCTGGTCTATATGGACAGTTCACCGTCGCACCGTGCCGCATGGTTCTGGATCATGTTCATCGGCCTGTCCGGACCGATCGTCCTGACCCGCCTGGATCTGTTCCCGTCGCTGACTGTCGCGGCGTTCGCCGCACTACTCTTCGCCCGGACCCGGGCTGCCCGACGTGCCGCGGCCATCGTCCTCGCGGTGGCCACGATGATGAAACTGTGGCCCGGCGTGCTCGGCGCAGCGCTGGTCGGCGGGTTCCGAAGACGGTCTACCTGGGCCCGGATCGGCTGGTTCTTCGGCTCCCTGGTGGTGATCTGCCTCCTCATCGCGGCGGTATCCGGGGTGGACGCCCTGACCACTCCGCTGAACTACCAGTCCGACCGGGGCCTGCAGATCGAGTCCCTCGCTGCCACTCCCGTCATGCTCGCCGCCTCCTTCGCCGCCGTCGGCGATACCCGCTGGTCGATCAGTTATGCTGCGTCGAAGAGTTTCGAGATCATCGGGCCGGGTGCCGGAATCATGACGACTGTCGCGACCGTTGCGACCGCGGCGATGGTGCTATTCGCTCTGGGGTGGGCGGTGACCCGGCTGATCAGGGATGACTGGTCCCCGATGCAGGCACTGTCCTTCAGTCTCACGATGGTGGCACTGATCATCGCGACGAACAAAGTCTTCTCTCCCCAGTACATCACCTGGCTCGCCCCGTCTGTCGCGGTGGCACTGCTGGTCAGCCGTCGGCGGATTGTCGCGGTACTGGCGGTCGAAGTACTGGTCACGGCACTGTTGACCACGTTCGTGTACCCGGTCTACTACGACTGGCTGATGGTGGTCCCCACAGCCACCCAGGCCGTGGTGATCCTGGCCTTGCGCAACGTCGGCATCCTCGTCATCGCCGGAACTGCCCTGTGGTGGGCGGTCACCGCCGCCCGGGAGGACGTCACAGCGTTCCCGGTTACTTCAGGGCGGCGCGGATCGTCGCGACGGTGA
- a CDS encoding MFS transporter — translation MWKVSVSATPSERLSGRALFVWGAAIVAYILAITGRTSLGVAGVEAMDHFDISASRLAVFSSVQVGVYALAQIPTGMAIDRFGPRRMLVVGALMMGAGQVLLGVTGAYPVAILARVIIGAADATAFLSVMRLLPAWIPLRRTPLFTQLTGGMGYIGQFLSAVPFTALLHAHGWETAFVSLGGAGVLVAILVWAAVRDTPYPTLVASAQRDDRPAIGRVLAFVVRQPACWLGFFIHFTLMSQIVFTLLWGKPLMTLGMGLSDGEASTVLVVNMVVSVIAGPFMGVISARAGRGRPLVALAATVIVAVCWVVFFLPDAPRGYAAIIAMNVVVAALAGVANMGFDTVREEVDRRFTATATGLSNMGGFTAAMVASQVVGFLLDASAHGQNYTWGDFRLAWFTAVGAVWILGVIGLILSRAAMVRWRAGQELRVRSAR, via the coding sequence GTGTGGAAGGTGTCTGTCTCCGCTACACCGTCCGAACGCTTGTCAGGCCGTGCCCTGTTCGTCTGGGGTGCGGCGATCGTCGCCTATATCCTGGCGATCACCGGACGGACCTCCCTCGGCGTCGCCGGAGTGGAGGCGATGGACCACTTCGACATCTCGGCGTCCCGCTTGGCAGTGTTCTCCTCGGTCCAGGTCGGTGTATACGCGCTGGCACAGATCCCGACGGGCATGGCCATCGACCGGTTCGGTCCACGTCGGATGCTCGTCGTCGGTGCCCTCATGATGGGTGCGGGGCAGGTGCTGTTGGGAGTGACCGGTGCCTATCCGGTGGCGATCCTTGCCCGCGTGATCATCGGGGCGGCGGACGCCACCGCATTCCTGTCGGTGATGCGCCTGCTGCCCGCCTGGATTCCACTGCGCAGGACCCCCCTTTTCACCCAGCTCACCGGTGGAATGGGCTACATCGGCCAGTTCCTTTCCGCAGTACCGTTCACTGCGCTGCTCCACGCCCACGGCTGGGAGACCGCGTTCGTCAGTCTGGGTGGGGCCGGCGTCCTGGTGGCGATCCTGGTCTGGGCGGCCGTGCGGGACACCCCGTACCCGACGCTGGTCGCTTCCGCGCAGAGGGACGACCGCCCCGCCATCGGCCGTGTGCTGGCCTTCGTCGTGCGCCAGCCGGCCTGCTGGCTCGGATTCTTCATCCACTTCACCCTCATGAGTCAGATCGTCTTCACCCTGTTGTGGGGCAAACCGCTGATGACCCTGGGGATGGGACTGTCCGATGGTGAGGCCTCCACCGTCCTCGTGGTGAACATGGTGGTCAGTGTGATCGCCGGACCATTCATGGGAGTCATTTCCGCCCGTGCCGGCCGTGGTCGTCCGCTCGTCGCGCTGGCAGCCACGGTCATCGTGGCCGTCTGCTGGGTGGTGTTCTTCCTGCCCGACGCACCGCGGGGGTACGCCGCGATCATCGCGATGAATGTCGTGGTGGCGGCCCTGGCGGGTGTGGCGAACATGGGCTTCGACACGGTCCGCGAGGAGGTGGACCGACGCTTCACCGCCACCGCGACCGGACTGTCGAATATGGGTGGCTTCACCGCGGCGATGGTCGCGTCCCAGGTGGTCGGGTTCCTTCTCGATGCCTCCGCCCACGGGCAGAACTACACCTGGGGCGACTTCCGGCTCGCCTGGTTCACGGCGGTCGGTGCGGTATGGATCCTCGGCGTCATCGGGTTGATCCTCAGCCGGGCGGCCATGGTGCGGTGGCGTGCCGGACAGGAACTCCGGGTCCGGTCCGCTCGCTAG
- the moeB gene encoding molybdopterin-synthase adenylyltransferase MoeB: MTALPPLVDPAEELTREELVRYARHLSLGQIGEEGQRRLKNARVLVTGAGGLGSPALLYLAAAGVGTIGVVDDDVVDVSNLQRQVVHGVDDLGRIKVDSAADAVARINPLVTVVPHHTRLTADNAVDIIGGYDLVIDGADNFATRYVVSDACTLTDTPCVWGSILRFDGRVSVFRNGPTHDGISYRDLHPDAPAPGEVPSCAAGGVIGAVPGTIGSIMVTEAVKLITGTGDPLYGRLLIHDGLAMTFRELRIVPDPAAPPVTVVDDGISGVCAVASYPTVRPTDLQGRMAAGAVLIDVREPWEREIVSVPGAVAVPLAELQDRGADALPADTRGHDIIFHCKAGSRSEQALDAVAPYFAAREENAAHLDGGVLAWVHDLHPELPTY, encoded by the coding sequence GTGACGGCACTGCCCCCGCTCGTCGACCCGGCGGAAGAACTCACCCGCGAGGAACTCGTCCGCTACGCCCGCCACCTCTCGCTCGGGCAGATCGGTGAGGAGGGCCAGCGCCGGCTGAAGAACGCCCGGGTGCTGGTCACCGGCGCCGGTGGACTGGGGTCCCCTGCCCTGCTGTATCTCGCAGCGGCGGGCGTGGGCACCATCGGCGTGGTCGATGATGACGTGGTCGACGTCTCGAACCTGCAGCGCCAGGTCGTCCACGGGGTCGATGACCTGGGCCGGATTAAGGTCGACTCTGCCGCGGACGCCGTCGCCCGGATCAATCCACTGGTCACCGTCGTGCCGCACCACACCCGACTCACCGCTGACAACGCCGTCGACATCATCGGCGGCTATGACCTGGTGATCGACGGGGCGGACAATTTCGCCACCCGGTACGTCGTCTCCGACGCCTGCACCCTCACGGACACCCCGTGTGTGTGGGGCTCGATCCTGCGCTTCGACGGGCGGGTCTCGGTGTTCCGGAACGGTCCCACCCATGACGGCATCAGCTACCGCGACCTGCACCCCGACGCACCGGCTCCCGGCGAGGTACCCAGCTGTGCCGCCGGTGGGGTGATCGGCGCAGTGCCCGGGACCATCGGCTCGATCATGGTCACCGAGGCGGTGAAACTCATCACCGGCACCGGCGATCCGCTCTACGGTCGGCTGCTCATCCACGACGGACTGGCGATGACCTTCCGTGAGTTGAGGATCGTCCCCGACCCGGCGGCACCACCGGTCACTGTGGTGGATGACGGAATCTCCGGCGTGTGTGCTGTGGCGTCCTACCCGACTGTCCGACCTACCGACCTGCAGGGGCGAATGGCTGCCGGGGCGGTCCTCATTGACGTCCGGGAGCCCTGGGAGCGGGAGATCGTGTCCGTCCCCGGTGCGGTGGCCGTTCCCCTGGCTGAGCTGCAGGACCGTGGTGCCGACGCCCTGCCCGCGGACACCCGCGGCCACGACATCATCTTCCACTGTAAGGCCGGCAGCCGGTCCGAGCAGGCACTGGATGCCGTCGCCCCGTATTTCGCGGCCCGTGAGGAGAACGCCGCCCATCTCGACGGCGGCGTACTGGCCTGGGTGCACGACCTGCACCCGGAACTGCCCACCTACTGA